ATCCTGGAGGGCGCCGGTCCGGGGTCTCTGGTGATCCTCGATGAGCCGGGCAGAGGAACCGATCCTCGGGAAGGAGCCGCCCTGTCCGTGGCGGTGTTGGAGAGACTGGAGACCTCCGGGGCCTTTATCGTGGCCACCACCCATTTTTCCGAGGTCAAGCGCTATGCCTTGTCCTCGCCCCGGGCCCGGCCCGCGGGGATGCTCTTTGACGAAAGGTTCGGCCGGCCTACCTATCGCCTGGTTTACGGATTGGTGGGGGCCTCCCACGGCCTGGGCCTGGCCCGCCGCAGGCTTCCGGAAGAGGTGGTGGACCGGGCCGAGGCCCTCCTTTCCGGGGGTGAAGACTATGAACGGCTTTTGGCGGAGATCCGGCGTCTGGAAGAGACCCTTCGGGAAAAAGAGGCGCTCCTGGCGGAGAAGGAAAGGGCTCTAGCCCTTGAGGAGAGCCGGCTTGCGGAAAGGAGGCGAGAGGTCGAAAGACATCTTACGGAAGAGAGGGAGCGCTTGCGCGCGGAGGTTTGGGAGCGCTTGCGGAAACTAGAGGCCGAAATGGCCCCCCTGGCCCGCAAGGCCGAAGGACCTCGGACCCGGGAAAGGGTCTTTCGGGAGCAGGTGGAGGAGGTGCTGGCTCCGCTTCAGGAGAGGGTCCCCGAAAGGCTTCAGCCGGGCCAGAAGGTCTATCTCCTCGATCTTCGGAAGGAAGCCGAGGTCCTGCGGGATCTGGGCCGGGAGGTGGAGGTGCGGGCCGGGGCCTTTAGACTTGCAGTCCCGCGAAAAAGTATTAAAGTCCTTTCGGATGTTCGGCCAGAACCCCGGGTACGGATCTCGGTCTCGGCTTCTCCTGCGCAAAGCGACTCCCTCCATCTACTCGGTCTCCGGGTGGACGAGGCCCTGGCCCAGCTGGAGACTTTTCTCAACCGGGCCTTATTAGAAGGCCGAAGGGAGGTGCGCATCGTTCACGGCCTGGGTACGGGGAGGCTGCTGACCGCCGTGAGGGCCTATCTCGAAGGCCACGAGGCGGTGGAGGCCCTGCGCCCCGGCTCGCCCCTGGAAGGGGGAGAAGGGGTGACCGTGGTGCGCTTGGCCTCTCCGGCGGCCACTAAAGGGAGGGGGGTGTGAGTCTTCGGGAGGCGGCCCTCCGCCTTCGAGAAAGCATAAATATCGTGGATCTGATCTCCGAGTTCGTGGCCCTAAAGAAAAGGGGCCGCAACTATGTGGGGCTTTGTCCCTTCCATTCCGAGACCAAGCCCTCCTTTACGGTAAGCGAGGAAAAACAGATTTTTTATTGCTTTGGTTGCGGGGCCGGAGGAGACGTTATCGGTTTTTACATGCGGGTAAACGGGCTCTCCTTCGGGGAGGCGGTGCGCGAGCTGGCCCGCAGGTACCATCTTCCTTTGCCCTCGGAGCTCCGGGAGTCTGCGGAAAGCGGCGAACATCGGGAGCTTTACCGTATAAACGAGCGGGCGGTGCGTTTTTTTGAGAGGATGCTTGGGGCCCCGGAGGGGAAGGCGGCCCGGGAATATCTTCGGGGCCGCGGTCTTTCCGAGGACCTCCGGCGGACCTTCCTTCTGGGCTACGCCCCCTCCGACGGAGGGGCCCTTACCTCTCATCTACGTCTGGCCGGGGTGGATCTGGCTCTGGCGGAAAAGGCCGGGGTGCTGGCCCGGCGCGAGGATGGCACCTATTACGACCGCTTCCGGGGTCGGCTCATTTTTCCTATTCGGGATCTTTCCGGGCGGGTGGTGGCCTTCGGAGGCCGGATCGTGGGGGAGGGAGAACCCAAGTATCTCAACTCCCCCGAAAGTCCCATTTATCATAAGAGCCGCGTTCTTTACGGACTTTACGAGGCCCGTCCTTTTATTCGGGAAAAGGGCCACGGCCTGGTGGTGGAGGGTTATTTTGACCTCCTTTCCCTCTGGGAGCACGGTTTTCGCCACACGGTGGCCACCTGCGGCACCGCTCTGACCGAAGACCATGTGCGCCTTTTGAAGAGGTTTTCCCGGGACTGGTATCTGGTCTTTGACGGGGATGAGGCCGGCCGCAAGGCGGCGGCCCGGGCCGTGGGGCTTTTTTTCTCTCAAGGGCTCTTTCCCCGGGTGGTCTTTCTCCCCGAGGGAGAAGATCCGGACAGCCTGGTGCGCAAGGCCCCGGCGGCCCTCTCCGAGGCCCTGGAGCAGGCGGAAGAGCCCCTTTCCTTTTTGGTGGAGTATCTCCTCAGGATTTACGGTCGGGGACCGGAGGGCAAGGCCCAGGTGGTACGCGAGATCCGGGAAATCCTGGGGCGCCTTCCGGATCCGGTTCTCCGTCACGAATATCTGCGTCGGGCGGCCCGCAAACTGGATCTCCCTGAAGGATTGCTTCTCTCTCCTCGGTGCCCTCAGAGGGAGACCCTTTCCCAGGAGAGGGAGGGGGCCCCCTGGGGACGGCTCCTCCTTCAATTTCTCCTCCAGTGGCCCTCCCGGGCCGAGGAGTTGGCGGCCCTTTCTCCCGAGGAATTCTTGGAGGATCCGGAAAAGACCCTTTATGAAGAAGTCCTTTCGGCCCTGCGGGAGGGGATTTCTCCGGAGCGGCTCACCTTTGTCGAGGGCATACTGCAGTCCCTTTTCAGCGAGCTTCTGTTTTCTCCTCCGCTGGAGGCTTCTCCCGAGGAGGTCCTGGCTCAGATTCGTGCCTGGATCCTGCGCCGACGGTTTGAGGCCCAGGCCCGAGATCTTCGGCGGACCATTCGAGAACTTGAGGCCCGAGGACGCCACCAGGAGGTGGCCGGACTCCTCCGGGCCTATACGGAGCTTTGTCGTAGATTTCCTAAAGAATGCCAAGGGGAGGGGGTGTATGAGCCGCTCCAAAAAGGGTCTTGAATTGTTGGAAAAAGAAGAACCTAGCTGTCTTACCGAGGTAGGGGCCCTTTATGGGTTAGAGGAGGATCTGGAGGCCTTAGAGGCCCGAGAATTTGATCCCGTGCGTTATTACCTCAAGGATATGGGGGACATCCCCCTCCTTACCCGGGAAGAGGAGGTAGAGCTGGCCCGGGCCATGGAGGAGGGAGAGATCCAGGCCCTGGCGGCGGCCCTTTCTCTGCCCTGGACCCTGCGGAAGCTCGCGCATCTTCTGGCGGATTTCGAGAAGGGAAAGGTGCGTCTGCGGGAAATCCTGCGGGATGTGGACGAGTTTTCCGAAGACTCTGGGGAAACCTCTTCCACCAAAGAATGGCTGGAGCAATTGAGGGGGACCTTAAAGGAGATGCTCTCCCTCCTGGAAGACCTCCCTCAGGAAAAGGGGCCACGGATCGGAGCCTACCGCCGCCTTTATCTCCTGCGGAGGAGTTTGAGCGAGGTCCTTTTTACCAGGAGGCTTTCCCGCAGGCTCGTCGAAGAACTGGTGAAAGAGCCCCTGGAGGTGGCCTGCGAACTTTCGCGGGCCGAAAGGGCCCTCAAAGAAATGGAGGAGCGCACCGGATACCAGCTGGCGGTCCTCATCCAGCATTTTGTAAAAAGCAACGGAGAATTTTCCCGGGTGGAGGCGGCCTCGGCCAAACTGGGGCTTTCTGCCGAGGAGTTTCTGCGCCTTCGCGAAAAATATCTGGCCTTTCAGCGGCTGCGTCGGGAGATCCCGGAGCGCTTTGGGGTGCCGCTTCTCCGATTCCGGAAGGTGATCGAGGAGATGCAGGCCGGGCTTTCCCGGGCCCGGGAAGCCAAAGAACGCCTGGTGCGGGCCAATCTGCGTCTGGTGGTCTCGGTGGCCAAAAAGTATGTGGGCCGGGGGCTTCCCTTCCTGGATCTCATCCAGGAGGGCAATATCGGCCTCATGAAGGCGGTGGAAAAATTTGACTGGCGCCGGGGATATAAGTTCAGCACCTATGCCACTTGGTGGATTCGGCAGGCCATTACCCGAGCCATTGCCGACCAGGCCCGCACCATCCGCATTCCGGTGCATATGATTGAACTGGTGAACAAGCTGGTGCGCACCTCTCTGCGTTACTACCAGGAAAAGGGTGAGGAGCCCACTCCGGAGGTTCTGGCCCAGGAAATGGGGCTTCCGGTGGAAAAGGTCAAGACCATTCTCAAGGTTACCAAGGACCCGGTATCCCTGGAGACCCCGGTGGGAGACGATGAGGATTCTCTTCTGGGGGATTTTATCGAGGACGAAATGATTTTGGGGCCGGACGAGGCGGCGGAGGACCTTTCTATGATGGAAGAAGTGCGCAAACTTCTTTCTCTACTTACCCCGCGAGAGGAGAAGGTGCTTCGGCTGCGTTTCGGCATCGGGGAAAGACACGAACACACCCTGGAGGAGGTGGGGCGGGCCTTCGGGGTCACCCGGGAACGCATTCGCCAGATCGAGTCCAAGGCCCTGCGCAAGCTTCGGCATCCGCAGCGGAGTAAATTTCTGAAAATTTACCTGACTTCCTGATTTCTTGACAGAAAAGGAGGCCCGACTACATTAGAAGCGGTGGGCCTGTAGCTCAGCTGGTTAGAGCCACCGGCTCATAACCGGGAGGTCGGAGGTTCGAATCCTCCCAGGCCCACCCTTGATCTTTTGGAGATGGAGATCGCGGTAGAAGACATATGTCAGTGGGTGGAGGAGTGGGCCCCGGCCGGCTGGGCGGAGGAGTGGGATAATGTAGGTCTGCAGTTCGGCTCCCTCCGGGCTCCGGTTCGCCATCTGGGCCTGGCCCTGGAGCTCACCCCGGCGGTGGCGAAATGGGTGCGCGAGGAGAAGATAGATTGCCTTCTCACCCACCATCCCGTCTTTTTCCGGCCCCTTAAAAGGCTTTCAGCGGAGGACCCCTGGGAGGCCCTCATTTTGGGGCTCATCCGGGAGGGGGTCACCGTGGTCTCCTATCACACCAATCTGGATGTGGCCCCGGGAGGGGTTACAGAGGCCTTAGGTAAAGGGCTTGGCCTCCGGATGGGGGAGCCTCTTCGGCCCCGGAAGGAAGATCCTCGGGTAGGGCTGGGGCGTTTGGCCGAGGTTCCGGAGCCCCTCTCTCTGGCCGAGCTCGCGGAGCGTCTGGCCAGGCTGGTGAAGGCCCCGGTCTTTCTGGTGGGAGAGGGGGAGTTGCGGCTGCGGCGGGTGGCCCTTTGTGCCGGCTCCGGGATGGACCTTCTTCCGGAGGTCTTGCAAAACCAGGCTCAGGCGTTTATAACCGGCGATGTCAAACATCATGCGGCCCGGGTGGCCGAAGTCTCCGGAGTGGCCCTGGTGGTAAGCGATCACTATGCCCTAGAGGAATATTTTTGGCAAAAGCTGGCCCGGAAAATAGCCCAGGAGTTTCCCGCCATCCGGGTGAGTTACTTCCGAGGGAAGGGTCCCTTTCAACAAATATTACCCAAGGAGGCTTGAAGTGCGTCAGGAAATTGCCAGCCTCATCCGGCTTCAGGAGTTGGATCTGAAAATTTTGGAGTTAGACCGACAGAGGGAGGAGCTTCCCGCGGCCCTGCGGGCGGCCGAGGCCGAGTTGGCGGAAAAGAAAAGCCGCTTAGAAGAGATTTCTCGGCGTCTGGAGGAGATCGATCTCAAACGCCGGGCCGAAGAGGAGGAGCTCGAGGAGGAGATGCAGCGCCTGCGCAAGACCCAGACCCGACTCATGCAGATCAGGGGCACCCGAGAGTACCAGGCCCTCCTGCGGGAGATGGAGGAGATCAAGAGGGCCAATAAGGAGCGGGAGGAGAACCTTCTTAAGCTCATGGAGGAGCAGGAAAAGCTCAAGCAGGAGAAGGAGGCCCTGGAGAAAGAGATCGCCGAGGTTGAAAAACGGGTGGCTGAAGAGAGGACCCGGTATGAGGCCCTGTGTGGGGAGCTTGAGGCGGAGAAGAAAAAGCATCTTGAGGAAAGGACTCGGTTACTTCAGGAGATTCCCCAGACCCTGCTGCGACGCTACGAATTCATCCGGGAGAGGAAAGGGGGGCTGGCCATTGTGGCCGTAGAAAACGGGACTTGCGGAGGGTGCCACATGCACATCCCGCCCCAGCTCTTCAACGAGCTTCAGCGGGACGACAAGTATTACGAATGTCCTCTCTGCCGGCGTCTGATCTATTACAAGAAGATCTACTTCCCGGAGCCCGAGGAGGCCGAGGAGGCTCCGGCTGAGGAATAGACCCGCAGGACCTTCCCTTTCCGGTAAAAGGGGGAGATCTCTCTTAAGAATTGCAGGCCTTGGTCAAGAGGGGCCAGGCCTTGGCGAGTCTCTTGGAGAATAATTCCGGGGGGAAAGGGCGGGCCTTTTAAGACCGGGATGGGGCCTCCCCGATAAAAGACCAGAAGGTAATTCGGCCGGCCGTAAAAATAGACCTTGGGGGCCGAGAGATAAGGCCGAGCCCGTTTGAGGGACTCAAAGCGCAGGGCATTTCCCCGGATTTCTGAAAAGAGGGCCCCAACAAGAAGCCCCAGGGCCAGAAAGAGGGCTACCTGACGCACCAGTCTTTCCTTCTCCCGGAACCAGTTTGCGGCCGCAAGGGCCAGGGAGATAGCGAAAAAGGGATAAAGTGAAAGGAGATACTTACTGAATTTGGCGGCGGTGAAGCTGAGGAGGAGGAGGGGCACAAGCCAGCAAAGGAGGAGAAAGAGCCGGTCTCTTTCGGCCAGATGTAGCCGGAGGAAGGCCTGGGCTCGCAAGAGGAGGAGGCTTTCGGGAAGAAAACCCAGGAGGAGGGCCCCGGCGTAGTGATAAAAGGGGTCGCGCTTCCCGGTGGTCAGCCTCCCTAGGAGATCTACCCGGACAAACTCTCCGAAGTTCCCTCCCCCGAGTCGGTGATAAAGGTAGAGGTACCAGGCGAGGGCCGGGGTTGCGGAAAGGAGGAGAGCCAGGGGGTGGAGGAGGGAAAGGGTCCGGCGTTCCCGGGTGAGGAATCCGAAGGCCACCACCGGGGACAAGGCCAGAAGAATGAAGGGCCCCTTGGTAAGAAGGCCCGCGGAAAAGCTCAGAAAGGCCCAGAGGAGGGGCCGCAGGTTTCCGGACCGGAGATAGAGGAAAGCCCCGTAAAGATAGGCCGTGAAGAAGAAGGCGAGAAGCATCTCCAGTTCCACCCGGTGGGCGAAAAAGTAAAAGCGCGGGGCGGCCAGGAGGAAAAGGAGCGCCAGGAAGGCGGCCAGGGTCCCTCCCAGCCTGCGGGCCAGGAGATAGGTGAGGGCCAGGATCCCGGCCGCAGAAAGAAGGGAAGGAAGCCGCAGCACCGGTTCACTTAGTCCCAGGGCCCAGGCCAGGGCCCCGGCGAGCCAGGGATGGAGCGGAGGCTTGGTGACGTAGGGCTGGCCGTTTAGGTGCGGGACGAGCCAGTGGCCGAAACGGACCGCCTCCTGTACGATCTCCGCCCGTCGGGCCTCCTGAACGGAGGTCAAGGGTAAAAAGAGAGGAACTATGTATAGTCCTAAGATTGCCAGACAGAAAGCCCCAAAAGCTCTAAAAGCCGCCTTCATTTGGATTGCCCTTAGCTAATTTCTCCCCAAAACCTCCAGGCAGGGTACCAGAACAAACGAAACCAGAGTAGCCGTCACGAGGCCTCCTATGACGGCTATAGCAAATCCTCGAAAGTACTCAGCCCCCGCTCCGAGGCCTACGGCTGTAGGAATAAGGGCAAAGATGGTTGTCAGGCTGGTGAGGAGGATTGGCCTGAGCCTGGTCTGAGCCGCTTCAATTAGGGCCTCCTTTCTGTCCATCCCTTCCCTTATTTTTTGTTCGGCAAAGTCGAGAAGGACGATGGCATTGTTGACACAGATTCCTATAAGGGTGAGCACGCCCATGGCTACCGAGATATTCAGGCCCTGACGGGTTATCCAGAGGGCCAGGATAGCCCCTACCAAGGAAAAAGGGGCCGTAGTCAATATCACCAAAGGGCGTTTCCAGGACTTAAACTCCGCAAACAATATAAGATAAACAAAAATGATCGCCCCGGAAAGGATAAAAACCATCTCCCATAGGCTCCTTTTGAGAACCTTGTATTGTCCGGTCACCTCCACCCGGTAGCCCCGGGGAAGCGAAAGGGCCGCAAGACGCCTCTTGAGGCTTGAGGCCACCTTGAATAGGTTCCCCTCCACCTCGGCCAGCAGGGTGACCTCCCGTTCGCCGTTGAGCCTGGTGATCTCTCCGGGTAGGTGTTCCACCCGGATATCAGCCACCTTCCTGAGGGGTACCAGTTCCCCTTTCGCTGTTCGGATAGGGAGAAGGGCAAGCCTTTTTAGGCCGAGAGCCTCGGGCCGATCAAATTCGAGAAGGACATCGATCTCCTCCCGCTGTCTCACGATGCGTGTGGCCTCAAGGCCCCAAAAGGTGGCCCTCAGGGTAGAAAACACCTCTTCCAGGCTCACCCCGAAACGGGCAAGGTCGGGATACCTCAGCCTTACTACGATCTGAGGCCTTTTTATCTTTAGAGGATTGACCACATTGGTAATGGCCGGATCCTCGTCCATGATCTCTTCTACTTTTCCGGCCAGGTACGCCAGGGTGTCGAGGTCTTCACCGTAGACAGTCACCCCGAAGAGGGCCGGAAGCCCAGAAAGACTCTCGTCCATCATCTCCTGGGTGGGCTGGTGATAAAGAAAGACCACCCCGGGAAAACGAGCATAAGCCCTCTTGAGATCGGCCATGATCTCTTCTGCTCCCCGGTAACGTTTCCCCTTGGGCTTGAGCTTGATCATAATCTCTCCCCGGTTGACACCCTCGATCTGATAACCCACCTCCGGGGAGCCGGTGCGACGATATACACAGGCCACATCGGGATCGGTCATGGCTAGGCGGACAAGCTCTTCTCCAATTCGATTGCTCTCCCTGAGAGAGGTGCCTGGGGGCATGATGTATTCTACCAGGATGGCCCCCTCGTCCACTGGAGGGAGGAGCTTTGCCGAGCCGAGAAAGACCGAAAGACCGGCCAAGGTAAGGCCCCCCATACTCAGAACGATCACTTTCCGGGGATGGTCAAGGCTATAGGAGAGGACCCGGGATAGGAGACCCCTCAGACCCGTGAGAAGCCTCCCGGCCGGGGGCCGGAGGGGGTCCCGCACCGGGGGCATATCCCCGAGAAGCACCGGGACGAACGAGAGGGAAAGGATGAGAGAGACCAGGAGGGCCAGACTCACCACCAGACCGAAGGGCCGCAGGAAAAGGCCGGCGATACCGGTCACCAGGGCCAGGGGGAGAAAGGCCGCCACAGTGGTGAAGGTCCCGGCGGCGTCGGGCGGGGCGATTTCTACCGTGCCTGCCAAGGCCGCCTCTGGGGGTGCTTTCCCCATTTCCAGGTGTCGGAAGACGTTCTCCGTGACCACAATGGCGTCGTCCACGATCATCCCCACGGCAAGCGTGAGCGCCGAAAAAGTGATAACATTGAGCGAAAGCCCCAAGATCTTCATTAGGACTAGGGTGACCAGCAGGGTGAGGGGGATGGTGGCGGCCACTATGAGGGTAGGCCTCATCGTCCCCATGAAAAGATAGAGGACGGTCACTGCCAGGGCCGCCCCGAGCAAAAGATCACTGGAAATGGTTTCCCGGGCCTCTTTTATGATCTCTGATTGATCGTAGAATTTTTTGATCTTTGTTCCCGGAGGAAGGAGGGCCTTGAATTCCTCCACCGCGGTTTCCACGGCCCGTGCGACCTCAATAGAACTAGCACCGGGTTGCTTACGCACGTAAAAGGCCACTGCCGGTTGACCGTCTCCCCTGACCTCGTAATGCTTGGGAACCACTCCTTCAAAGACTTCGGCCACCGCCGAAAGAGGAACCGCCTCCCCATCGGCGCTCTTTAGATAGAGGTTTTTCAAGTCTTCAATAGTTTGCAGACGGGCATCTCCACGGATCACATACTCCCGTCCACCTCTAGTAAGGAAACCGGCTATCTCAGAGGCATTGTGGCGTCTTAGAGCTAGCTCGAGATCCGAAATGCCGAGTCCGAGACGGGCAAGGGCCTCTGGCCTTACCCGGATAATAAAGGCCCGCCTATCACCCCCAAAGACCTCCACCGAGGAGACCCCGGGAATACCCATGAGCCGATTGGTGAGGGTAAACCGGATGAGATTTCGCAGTTCCACGAGGTCCTTCGAACCGTAGACCACATATCCGAGCACCTCCTGAAGGGTGGTACCGATGTTTTCGAGCCTGGGGACGGCTCCACGCGGCAAGAGACCAGCGGTCCGGGCGAGCCTCGCTTGAACGAGTTCTCGGGCCTCTCTGACCGAAATACCAGGGCCGAACTCCACCGTGACCTTGGAGATGCCCTGAACCGAGACCGAGGCCACCCGTTTGACCCCTGGTAGGCCTCGCATTTCGTCTTCAATAGGGCGGGTAACGAGAAGTTCCATATCCTCGGGAGCAGCCCCGGGATAATGAGTAACAATGTTTACCACCGGAAGATCAAGATTGGGGAAAAGATCTACCGGCAGGTGCCAACGGGCGTACAACCCGGCAAAAACGATGGATGCAACCAAAAGAAGCATGAGGGGCGGTCTGTCAATAAGCCAGCGCAGAAATCCCCTCATTTGCCGGGTCCTTTTCGAAATTTTTTCCAGATCAGGGGAAAGATTAGCCCCAAAACGATCATCCACAGGGCCGCTTCTAACCAATGAGGGTCAAAGAGATAGGTGTAGACAAAGGAAAGAGTATGATCGAACCATTTGGGGCCCGGAACGAAAATGGGTTTCACTTCTACGTCAAGAACACCGTTTACGAGTTTCACTTTGAGATAATGGTAGAAGAAATGTCTCGGATCCCCGCCGTAAAGTCTAGCTCCTGCCCCGCCGCTGATGGTGTAAGGAAGGCCATTCCAGTTTCCATGAAAATAACCATGGATGTGTCCGGCAAATACGTGAGAGACCCCGTAGTCCCTGAAAACCCTCGAAAGAAATTTGGCCTCTTTTTCGGGTAGACAATGATATTCGTGAGGCCGGGGATCATAAAGGGGAATGTGGAGAAAAACCAAACGGTGGTCGCAAAGGTCCCGGCTCTTCCTGAGTTCTCCTTCAAGCCAGGATCTTTCTTTGAGGTTAAGCTTGCTTGCGGCATCATCTAGGATCAAGAAACAGGTCCTTCCGATACGAAAGGAGTAATAAGGCCGGCCGAAGATCCGAGTATAAAGCGGATAACCGCCTCCTTTTAGTTCGTGATTGCCGATGACCGTAACCAGGGGTTTATGAAGGTTCTTTTGGATAAGATCCAAAAAAAGAGAATACGATGTCTTGCTTCCCGAATGGACCATATCTCCCAAAGCAATGACAAAGGAGATTTCAGGATCCTGGTCAATCTCCCTTAAGAGGCTTTCAAAGGCATAGATGCTGAACTGGCTATCTCCAAATACGGCGAATGAAAAATCATGCGGATCCTTAACCCTTATTCTAGAAAGATTGCGAGTATTCCAATCTGTAGCTGGAAGGGCGCAAACATGTTCATAGAACTCAAGCCCGAGAATGGCTCCCAACGCACCCAGAAGAACAAAGAATCGCAGGGATATTCTCCTAGCTTCTTTAAGAGGCACCTCACGCACCTTCCTAATCGGGAACTCTGTAAATCCGACTAAAATCTCGATAAAAGAGTTCGTAGGCCCCCTTAATCACCACCCTTTCCCCTTCTCGGAGACCAGAGACGACCTCTACGAAACCATCCCCGGAAAGCCCGGTCTTGACCATCCGCTTCTCCAACCCCTTTTCGCTTTTGACGAAGACGTAAGCCCTTTCGGCTTCGTCATAGACGAGGGCCTCTTTGGGGACGGCCAGGGCCTTTCGATGTTCCTCGAGGATCACCACTCCCCTCACGGACTCACCCGGGGCCAGGGACCTTGAAATATCCCTCCCTTCGAGAAAGACCGTTATCCCTCCCGCCGGGGTCCGTTCGGGGGCCATCCTCGCCACCTTGGCGGAAAGGGTGCGGTCCGGAAGCTGGATCAGGGCCGGTTTGCCGGAGAGGCTGACGCCTTCCGGGGGGAAGATGAT
This portion of the Thermosulfurimonas marina genome encodes:
- a CDS encoding ArnT family glycosyltransferase, with the protein product MTSVQEARRAEIVQEAVRFGHWLVPHLNGQPYVTKPPLHPWLAGALAWALGLSEPVLRLPSLLSAAGILALTYLLARRLGGTLAAFLALLFLLAAPRFYFFAHRVELEMLLAFFFTAYLYGAFLYLRSGNLRPLLWAFLSFSAGLLTKGPFILLALSPVVAFGFLTRERRTLSLLHPLALLLSATPALAWYLYLYHRLGGGNFGEFVRVDLLGRLTTGKRDPFYHYAGALLLGFLPESLLLLRAQAFLRLHLAERDRLFLLLCWLVPLLLLSFTAAKFSKYLLSLYPFFAISLALAAANWFREKERLVRQVALFLALGLLVGALFSEIRGNALRFESLKRARPYLSAPKVYFYGRPNYLLVFYRGGPIPVLKGPPFPPGIILQETRQGLAPLDQGLQFLREISPFYRKGKVLRVYSSAGASSASSGSGK
- a CDS encoding zinc ribbon domain-containing protein, yielding MRQEIASLIRLQELDLKILELDRQREELPAALRAAEAELAEKKSRLEEISRRLEEIDLKRRAEEEELEEEMQRLRKTQTRLMQIRGTREYQALLREMEEIKRANKEREENLLKLMEEQEKLKQEKEALEKEIAEVEKRVAEERTRYEALCGELEAEKKKHLEERTRLLQEIPQTLLRRYEFIRERKGGLAIVAVENGTCGGCHMHIPPQLFNELQRDDKYYECPLCRRLIYYKKIYFPEPEEAEEAPAEE
- a CDS encoding efflux RND transporter permease subunit, whose protein sequence is MRGFLRWLIDRPPLMLLLVASIVFAGLYARWHLPVDLFPNLDLPVVNIVTHYPGAAPEDMELLVTRPIEDEMRGLPGVKRVASVSVQGISKVTVEFGPGISVREARELVQARLARTAGLLPRGAVPRLENIGTTLQEVLGYVVYGSKDLVELRNLIRFTLTNRLMGIPGVSSVEVFGGDRRAFIIRVRPEALARLGLGISDLELALRRHNASEIAGFLTRGGREYVIRGDARLQTIEDLKNLYLKSADGEAVPLSAVAEVFEGVVPKHYEVRGDGQPAVAFYVRKQPGASSIEVARAVETAVEEFKALLPPGTKIKKFYDQSEIIKEARETISSDLLLGAALAVTVLYLFMGTMRPTLIVAATIPLTLLVTLVLMKILGLSLNVITFSALTLAVGMIVDDAIVVTENVFRHLEMGKAPPEAALAGTVEIAPPDAAGTFTTVAAFLPLALVTGIAGLFLRPFGLVVSLALLVSLILSLSFVPVLLGDMPPVRDPLRPPAGRLLTGLRGLLSRVLSYSLDHPRKVIVLSMGGLTLAGLSVFLGSAKLLPPVDEGAILVEYIMPPGTSLRESNRIGEELVRLAMTDPDVACVYRRTGSPEVGYQIEGVNRGEIMIKLKPKGKRYRGAEEIMADLKRAYARFPGVVFLYHQPTQEMMDESLSGLPALFGVTVYGEDLDTLAYLAGKVEEIMDEDPAITNVVNPLKIKRPQIVVRLRYPDLARFGVSLEEVFSTLRATFWGLEATRIVRQREEIDVLLEFDRPEALGLKRLALLPIRTAKGELVPLRKVADIRVEHLPGEITRLNGEREVTLLAEVEGNLFKVASSLKRRLAALSLPRGYRVEVTGQYKVLKRSLWEMVFILSGAIIFVYLILFAEFKSWKRPLVILTTAPFSLVGAILALWITRQGLNISVAMGVLTLIGICVNNAIVLLDFAEQKIREGMDRKEALIEAAQTRLRPILLTSLTTIFALIPTAVGLGAGAEYFRGFAIAVIGGLVTATLVSFVLVPCLEVLGRN
- the rpoD gene encoding RNA polymerase sigma factor RpoD; translation: MSRSKKGLELLEKEEPSCLTEVGALYGLEEDLEALEAREFDPVRYYLKDMGDIPLLTREEEVELARAMEEGEIQALAAALSLPWTLRKLAHLLADFEKGKVRLREILRDVDEFSEDSGETSSTKEWLEQLRGTLKEMLSLLEDLPQEKGPRIGAYRRLYLLRRSLSEVLFTRRLSRRLVEELVKEPLEVACELSRAERALKEMEERTGYQLAVLIQHFVKSNGEFSRVEAASAKLGLSAEEFLRLREKYLAFQRLRREIPERFGVPLLRFRKVIEEMQAGLSRAREAKERLVRANLRLVVSVAKKYVGRGLPFLDLIQEGNIGLMKAVEKFDWRRGYKFSTYATWWIRQAITRAIADQARTIRIPVHMIELVNKLVRTSLRYYQEKGEEPTPEVLAQEMGLPVEKVKTILKVTKDPVSLETPVGDDEDSLLGDFIEDEMILGPDEAAEDLSMMEEVRKLLSLLTPREEKVLRLRFGIGERHEHTLEEVGRAFGVTRERIRQIESKALRKLRHPQRSKFLKIYLTS
- a CDS encoding metallophosphoesterase, with the translated sequence MREVPLKEARRISLRFFVLLGALGAILGLEFYEHVCALPATDWNTRNLSRIRVKDPHDFSFAVFGDSQFSIYAFESLLREIDQDPEISFVIALGDMVHSGSKTSYSLFLDLIQKNLHKPLVTVIGNHELKGGGYPLYTRIFGRPYYSFRIGRTCFLILDDAASKLNLKERSWLEGELRKSRDLCDHRLVFLHIPLYDPRPHEYHCLPEKEAKFLSRVFRDYGVSHVFAGHIHGYFHGNWNGLPYTISGGAGARLYGGDPRHFFYHYLKVKLVNGVLDVEVKPIFVPGPKWFDHTLSFVYTYLFDPHWLEAALWMIVLGLIFPLIWKKFRKGPGK
- a CDS encoding Nif3-like dinuclear metal center hexameric protein, translating into MEIAVEDICQWVEEWAPAGWAEEWDNVGLQFGSLRAPVRHLGLALELTPAVAKWVREEKIDCLLTHHPVFFRPLKRLSAEDPWEALILGLIREGVTVVSYHTNLDVAPGGVTEALGKGLGLRMGEPLRPRKEDPRVGLGRLAEVPEPLSLAELAERLARLVKAPVFLVGEGELRLRRVALCAGSGMDLLPEVLQNQAQAFITGDVKHHAARVAEVSGVALVVSDHYALEEYFWQKLARKIAQEFPAIRVSYFRGKGPFQQILPKEA
- the dnaG gene encoding DNA primase; this translates as MSLREAALRLRESINIVDLISEFVALKKRGRNYVGLCPFHSETKPSFTVSEEKQIFYCFGCGAGGDVIGFYMRVNGLSFGEAVRELARRYHLPLPSELRESAESGEHRELYRINERAVRFFERMLGAPEGKAAREYLRGRGLSEDLRRTFLLGYAPSDGGALTSHLRLAGVDLALAEKAGVLARREDGTYYDRFRGRLIFPIRDLSGRVVAFGGRIVGEGEPKYLNSPESPIYHKSRVLYGLYEARPFIREKGHGLVVEGYFDLLSLWEHGFRHTVATCGTALTEDHVRLLKRFSRDWYLVFDGDEAGRKAAARAVGLFFSQGLFPRVVFLPEGEDPDSLVRKAPAALSEALEQAEEPLSFLVEYLLRIYGRGPEGKAQVVREIREILGRLPDPVLRHEYLRRAARKLDLPEGLLLSPRCPQRETLSQEREGAPWGRLLLQFLLQWPSRAEELAALSPEEFLEDPEKTLYEEVLSALREGISPERLTFVEGILQSLFSELLFSPPLEASPEEVLAQIRAWILRRRFEAQARDLRRTIRELEARGRHQEVAGLLRAYTELCRRFPKECQGEGVYEPLQKGS